One Lacunisphaera limnophila DNA window includes the following coding sequences:
- the ppdK gene encoding pyruvate, phosphate dikinase, with protein MAKKTSAKKPAKKAAPSKSKPAAKALKYVYTWGAGKADGNGSMKALLGGKGANLAEMTRIGLPVPPGFTITTEVCTYYYANKRTYPAALQAQMEAGVANMEKIMGTKFGATNGMPLLVAVRSGARDSMPGMMDTILNLGLNDQTVVALENSTNNPRFAWDCYRRFIQMYGDVVMGVQKKEGEDHEPFETVIEGFKHEKYHADIEDSKLTAEDNKELVKRFKALVAERTGKQFPNSPWDQLRGAAGAVFGSWMNDRAKVYRAKYNIPSEWGTAVNVQAMVFGNTGETSGSGVAFTRNPANGVNEFYGEFLINAQGEDVVAGVRTPEPVLELKKQMPKSYAELLKVRATLEKHFKDVQDVEFTIQDGKLFMLQTRNGKRTAAAALKFSIDMVKEKLIDWKTAVMRNPADQLEQLLAPIFDLAEVKKAAVIATGLPAGPGAATGKIYFNAERSVQAAEKGEKVLLVRVETSPEDLRGMIAAEGILTARGGVSSHAALVARQMGKVCVCGAAALQIDYDKKTVTVSGHTYHEGDFLSIDGTSGTVYAGQIKTAPSEIIAGLVNNDAAAKATEKFKSFTQLMKWCAQATKLSVRTNADTPEQARIAVAFGAVGIGLTRTEHMFFEGDRIDAMREMILADSLGGREAALAKLLPYQREDFVGIFKALKGFPATIRFLDPPLHEFLPHSKEQQMDLARKLNIPVEKIMHRVHELHEFNPMLGFRGCRLGIKFPEITAMQARAVIEAAVEAKKQGFKANPEIMIPLVGFKKELDLQVAVVHEVAAKVFAEQKTKVAYSVGTMIEVPRGALTADEIAKTAEFFSFGTNDLTQTCLGMSRDDSGSFLAPYQEAEVFKKNPFASVDQTGVGQLMKIAIEKGNQTRPGIKLGICGEHGGDPDSVKFCHQIGLTYVSCSPYRVPVARLAAAQAAIADAKK; from the coding sequence ATGGCCAAAAAAACCTCCGCCAAGAAGCCCGCCAAAAAAGCGGCCCCGTCCAAATCGAAACCCGCCGCCAAGGCCCTCAAATACGTCTACACGTGGGGCGCCGGCAAAGCTGATGGCAACGGCTCCATGAAAGCCCTGCTCGGCGGCAAGGGCGCCAACCTCGCCGAGATGACCCGCATCGGCCTGCCCGTGCCTCCCGGCTTCACCATCACCACGGAGGTCTGCACCTATTACTACGCCAACAAGCGCACCTACCCGGCCGCGCTCCAGGCCCAGATGGAGGCCGGCGTTGCCAACATGGAGAAGATCATGGGCACGAAGTTCGGCGCCACCAACGGCATGCCGCTCCTCGTCGCCGTCCGCTCGGGCGCCCGCGACTCGATGCCCGGCATGATGGACACCATCCTCAACCTCGGCCTCAACGACCAGACCGTCGTCGCCCTCGAGAATTCCACCAACAACCCCCGCTTCGCCTGGGATTGCTACCGCCGCTTCATCCAGATGTACGGCGACGTCGTCATGGGCGTCCAGAAGAAGGAAGGCGAGGACCACGAGCCGTTCGAGACGGTCATCGAGGGTTTCAAGCACGAGAAGTACCACGCCGACATCGAGGACTCCAAGCTCACCGCCGAGGACAACAAGGAGCTCGTCAAGCGCTTCAAGGCCCTCGTCGCCGAGCGCACGGGCAAGCAATTCCCGAACAGCCCCTGGGACCAGCTCCGCGGCGCCGCCGGTGCCGTGTTCGGTTCCTGGATGAACGACCGCGCCAAGGTTTACCGCGCCAAGTACAACATCCCCTCCGAGTGGGGCACCGCCGTCAACGTCCAGGCCATGGTGTTCGGCAACACCGGTGAGACCTCCGGCTCCGGCGTCGCCTTCACCCGCAACCCCGCCAACGGCGTCAACGAGTTCTACGGCGAGTTCCTCATCAACGCCCAGGGCGAGGACGTCGTCGCCGGCGTCCGCACCCCGGAGCCCGTCCTCGAGCTCAAGAAGCAGATGCCCAAGTCCTACGCCGAGCTGCTCAAGGTCCGCGCGACCCTCGAGAAGCACTTCAAGGATGTGCAGGACGTCGAGTTCACCATCCAGGACGGCAAGCTGTTCATGCTCCAGACCCGCAACGGCAAGCGCACCGCCGCCGCCGCGCTGAAGTTCTCCATCGATATGGTGAAGGAGAAGCTCATCGACTGGAAGACGGCCGTCATGCGCAACCCGGCCGACCAGCTGGAGCAGCTCCTCGCCCCGATCTTCGACCTCGCCGAGGTCAAGAAGGCCGCGGTCATCGCCACCGGCCTCCCCGCCGGCCCCGGCGCCGCCACCGGCAAGATCTACTTCAACGCCGAGCGTTCCGTCCAGGCCGCCGAGAAGGGCGAGAAGGTCCTCCTCGTCCGCGTCGAGACCTCCCCCGAGGATCTCCGCGGCATGATCGCCGCCGAGGGCATCCTCACCGCCCGCGGTGGTGTCTCCTCCCACGCGGCGCTCGTCGCCCGCCAGATGGGCAAGGTCTGCGTCTGCGGCGCCGCCGCCCTCCAGATCGACTACGACAAGAAGACGGTCACCGTCTCGGGTCACACCTACCACGAGGGCGACTTCCTCTCGATCGACGGCACCTCCGGCACCGTGTACGCGGGCCAGATCAAGACCGCCCCGTCCGAGATCATCGCCGGCCTCGTGAACAACGACGCCGCCGCCAAGGCCACCGAGAAGTTCAAGAGCTTCACCCAGCTCATGAAGTGGTGCGCCCAGGCCACCAAGCTCAGCGTCCGCACCAACGCCGACACCCCGGAGCAGGCGCGCATCGCCGTCGCCTTCGGCGCCGTCGGCATCGGCCTCACCCGCACGGAACACATGTTCTTCGAGGGCGACCGCATCGACGCCATGCGCGAGATGATCCTCGCCGACTCCCTCGGTGGCCGCGAGGCCGCCCTGGCCAAGCTCCTCCCCTACCAGCGCGAGGACTTCGTCGGGATCTTCAAAGCCCTCAAGGGCTTCCCGGCGACCATCCGCTTCCTCGATCCCCCGCTGCACGAGTTCCTGCCCCACTCCAAGGAGCAGCAGATGGACCTCGCCCGGAAGCTCAACATCCCGGTCGAGAAGATCATGCACCGCGTCCACGAGCTGCATGAGTTCAACCCGATGCTTGGCTTCCGCGGCTGCCGCCTTGGCATCAAGTTCCCGGAGATCACCGCGATGCAGGCCCGCGCCGTCATCGAGGCCGCCGTCGAGGCCAAGAAGCAGGGCTTCAAGGCCAACCCCGAGATCATGATCCCGCTGGTCGGCTTCAAGAAGGAGCTCGATCTGCAGGTCGCCGTGGTCCACGAGGTCGCCGCCAAGGTGTTCGCCGAGCAGAAGACCAAGGTCGCCTACTCCGTCGGCACCATGATCGAGGTCCCCCGCGGCGCGCTCACCGCCGACGAGATCGCCAAGACCGCCGAGTTCTTCAGCTTCGGCACCAACGATCTCACGCAGACCTGCCTCGGCATGTCCCGCGATGACTCCGGTTCCTTCCTCGCCCCCTACCAGGAGGCCGAGGTCTTCAAGAAGAACCCGTTCGCCTCGGTCGACCAGACCGGCGTCGGCCAGCTCATGAAGATCGCGATCGAGAAGGGCAACCAGACCCGCCCCGGCATCAAGCTCGGCATCTGCGGCGAGCACGGCGGCGACCCGGACTCCGTGAAGTTCTGTCACCAGATCGGCCTCACGTACGTGTCCTGCAGCCCGTATCGCGTCCCCGTGGCGCGCCTCGCGGCCGCCCAGGCCGCCATCGCCGACGCCAAGAAGTAA
- the tatC gene encoding twin-arginine translocase subunit TatC, whose product MSQQPPVDEYDESSPPAVAGGKPMGFLGHLEELRGTLIKCAVVFALFVTLIAYQMKDAAVLLNWPLEQIQAEYPAMKTDLVTNTPMGVFTVIINICLMGGVILSLPLWLFFLGQFVAPALTKKELRVIVPTGLAAFLLFLAGAAFGYFLLTPSTIRVAFELNELLGYTIMWTADKYYSLLMWMTLGMGAAFEFPLLVVLAVYMGLIEVKTLRTYRRHAIIVMFVIAAIVTPTPDPLNQCLFALPLIVLYELSIWVSAFIGRRVGKE is encoded by the coding sequence TTGAGCCAGCAACCCCCAGTGGATGAATACGATGAGAGCAGCCCCCCGGCCGTGGCCGGCGGCAAGCCCATGGGTTTTCTCGGGCACCTGGAGGAGCTGCGCGGCACCCTGATCAAGTGTGCGGTGGTCTTCGCCCTCTTTGTCACGCTCATCGCCTACCAGATGAAGGATGCCGCGGTGCTGCTGAACTGGCCGCTGGAGCAGATCCAGGCGGAGTATCCCGCCATGAAGACCGACCTGGTGACCAACACCCCGATGGGCGTGTTCACGGTCATCATCAACATCTGTCTGATGGGCGGGGTGATCCTGTCCCTGCCGCTCTGGCTGTTCTTTCTCGGGCAGTTCGTGGCCCCGGCCCTGACGAAGAAGGAGCTGCGGGTCATCGTTCCGACCGGGCTCGCGGCCTTCCTGCTGTTCCTGGCCGGCGCGGCCTTCGGGTATTTTCTGCTCACGCCGAGCACGATCCGCGTGGCCTTTGAGCTCAACGAGCTGCTCGGCTACACCATCATGTGGACGGCCGACAAGTATTACAGCCTGCTGATGTGGATGACGCTCGGCATGGGCGCGGCCTTCGAGTTCCCGCTGCTGGTGGTGCTGGCCGTGTACATGGGCCTGATCGAGGTGAAGACGCTGCGCACGTACCGGCGCCACGCCATCATCGTGATGTTCGTGATCGCCGCGATCGTCACGCCGACGCCCGACCCGCTCAACCAGTGCCTCTTCGCCCTCCCGCTGATCGTGCTCTATGAGCTCTCGATCTGGGTCTCGGCCTTCATCGGCCGGCGGGTGGGGAAGGAGTGA
- a CDS encoding YwiC-like family protein, giving the protein MDATLGYISPAPPPIPAGIAARPASSVFLPKEHGSWSLALEPLALGLLVAPSWAGGALAAAVLAGFFARRPLKAAFDPVNGARRVTARETLFMWTALAGAGLFEAGVLGGGPALWPLLLAVPFGGLFVWYDGRNNSRAAAAELAGCAAFAFVPAAVATLAGAGPAVALALATVAAARSLPAILTVRSCLRSAKGEPAGAGLSVWSAGVALLVLVALVTAKLSPAVAAGCGAVLFTRTLWLTGPWRPAWPARRIGQMEAALGLLYVVMISSLWPSL; this is encoded by the coding sequence ATGGACGCCACCCTTGGATACATCAGCCCCGCTCCCCCACCGATCCCCGCCGGGATCGCGGCCCGGCCGGCCAGCTCCGTGTTCTTGCCGAAGGAGCATGGCTCGTGGTCGCTGGCCCTTGAGCCGCTGGCGCTCGGTTTGCTCGTGGCGCCGTCCTGGGCCGGCGGCGCGCTGGCGGCCGCGGTGCTCGCGGGCTTTTTTGCACGGCGTCCCCTGAAGGCGGCCTTCGACCCGGTGAACGGTGCACGCCGGGTGACCGCGCGCGAGACGCTGTTCATGTGGACCGCGCTGGCGGGCGCGGGTCTGTTCGAGGCGGGGGTGCTTGGCGGAGGGCCGGCATTGTGGCCACTCCTGCTGGCGGTTCCGTTTGGCGGATTGTTCGTCTGGTATGACGGCCGGAACAATTCCCGGGCCGCCGCGGCTGAGCTCGCGGGCTGCGCGGCCTTTGCCTTTGTGCCCGCCGCCGTCGCCACGCTCGCCGGAGCGGGACCGGCCGTCGCGCTGGCCCTCGCGACCGTCGCGGCGGCCCGGAGTCTCCCGGCCATTCTCACGGTCCGCAGCTGCCTGCGCAGCGCCAAGGGGGAACCGGCCGGGGCCGGCCTGTCCGTCTGGTCCGCCGGGGTCGCGCTGCTGGTCTTGGTGGCGCTGGTCACGGCCAAGCTGTCGCCGGCGGTCGCCGCCGGGTGCGGGGCCGTGTTGTTCACCCGGACGCTGTGGCTCACCGGTCCGTGGCGCCCCGCCTGGCCGGCCCGCCGGATCGGGCAAATGGAGGCGGCACTGGGCCTCCTTTACGTGGTCATGATTTCCAGCCTCTGGCCTTCCCTCTGA
- a CDS encoding alpha/beta hydrolase family protein: MTISNWFRIGLLVVLTGLVGRAGETFVEIAPEVRGAWVTPEGVWDGRTVLLFHGMASDMDDAGGSLKLLAQGLAERGIASLRINFRGEGDQARTKIESTFITRLEDAAAAHAWLLQQAGVATGRVGAFGFSLGAPTAVVTGARHPGWFKSIAVWSAPSGDLFALWANDETAQRALRDGEATQEIPGWKTLTTKREFYESFRGFNFDEALAKYPGALLAVRGSADYLAHREDELMKILAARPASVLPGSPAEAVLIGGADHIFNVFQPELGHAARARALTVAWFERTL, encoded by the coding sequence ATGACAATCTCGAACTGGTTCAGGATCGGGCTGCTGGTGGTGCTCACCGGGTTGGTGGGGCGGGCCGGCGAGACTTTCGTCGAGATCGCACCGGAAGTGCGGGGCGCCTGGGTCACGCCCGAGGGCGTGTGGGACGGGCGCACGGTGCTGCTGTTTCACGGCATGGCCTCGGACATGGACGATGCGGGCGGCAGCCTGAAGCTGCTGGCGCAGGGGCTGGCCGAACGCGGCATCGCCTCGTTGCGGATCAATTTTCGGGGCGAAGGCGATCAGGCCCGCACGAAGATCGAGTCCACCTTCATCACGCGGCTGGAGGATGCCGCCGCGGCCCACGCCTGGCTGCTGCAGCAAGCCGGCGTGGCGACCGGGCGCGTCGGGGCGTTCGGCTTCAGTCTCGGCGCGCCGACGGCCGTCGTGACCGGCGCGCGGCACCCGGGTTGGTTCAAGTCGATCGCCGTGTGGTCGGCCCCGAGCGGCGATCTGTTTGCGTTGTGGGCGAATGACGAGACGGCGCAACGCGCGTTGCGCGACGGCGAGGCGACGCAGGAGATCCCGGGCTGGAAAACGCTCACAACCAAGCGCGAGTTCTATGAGAGTTTCCGCGGTTTCAATTTCGACGAGGCGCTGGCGAAGTATCCCGGCGCCTTGCTCGCGGTCCGGGGTTCGGCCGATTACCTGGCGCACCGCGAGGACGAGCTGATGAAGATCCTTGCCGCGCGGCCCGCCTCCGTCCTGCCCGGCTCCCCCGCGGAGGCCGTGCTGATCGGCGGGGCGGACCACATCTTCAATGTGTTCCAGCCCGAGCTCGGCCACGCGGCGCGCGCGCGGGCACTGACGGTGGCGTGGTTTGAGCGGACGCTTTAA
- the nirK gene encoding copper-containing nitrite reductase translates to MKKIHVLPAALLGLTLTASAFASEGPTGVQGPVVLPAAVQALPVEQAILTSPPHVPPPIARKHNARVVVNLEVREVVMKIADGAEYTFWTYGGSVPGSFIRIREGDIVEFTLNNHPSSKLPHNIDLHAVTGPGGGAASTFTAPGHGSKFTFKALNPGLYVYHCATAPVPMHIGNGMYGLILVEPKDGLPPVDKEFYVMQGEFYTQGTFGAPGLQNFDMAKSIDEHPTYVLFNGAVGSLVGDKALAAAVGERVRIYFGVGGPNLTSSFHVIGEIFDKVWPEGGMRYVQEHVQTTMIPSGGAAIVEFKLDVPGTYVLVDHSLSRAFNKGALGMLKASGPEDRVIYSGKEIDAVYFGSQAEAGTDSSKREAELKEKIAAEMRANPAIAGLTKEVQFERGKQTYMASCFACHLPDGKGMANVFPPLAGSDFLKADRDRAIRIVLKGLTGPVTVNGVAYNSAMPPQPLTDEQVADVLTFVTNSWGNAGEPYTVDDVRRVKNEAH, encoded by the coding sequence ATGAAAAAAATCCACGTGTTACCCGCCGCCCTCCTTGGTCTGACCCTGACCGCCTCCGCTTTTGCCTCCGAGGGCCCCACCGGCGTCCAGGGCCCGGTCGTCCTCCCGGCCGCCGTCCAGGCCCTGCCCGTCGAGCAGGCCATCCTCACCTCCCCGCCGCACGTGCCGCCGCCGATCGCGCGCAAGCACAACGCCCGCGTCGTGGTGAACCTCGAGGTGCGCGAGGTGGTCATGAAGATCGCCGACGGCGCCGAGTACACCTTCTGGACCTACGGCGGCAGCGTGCCCGGCTCGTTCATCCGCATCCGCGAGGGCGACATCGTCGAGTTCACGCTGAACAACCACCCCTCCTCGAAACTTCCGCACAACATCGACCTGCACGCCGTGACCGGGCCCGGCGGCGGCGCGGCGTCCACGTTCACCGCGCCCGGCCACGGCTCGAAATTCACCTTCAAGGCCCTCAACCCCGGCCTCTACGTCTATCACTGCGCCACCGCCCCCGTGCCCATGCACATCGGCAACGGCATGTACGGCCTGATCCTCGTCGAGCCGAAGGACGGCCTGCCGCCGGTGGACAAGGAATTCTACGTGATGCAGGGCGAGTTCTACACCCAGGGTACCTTCGGCGCCCCCGGCCTGCAGAACTTCGACATGGCCAAGTCCATCGACGAGCACCCGACCTACGTCCTGTTCAACGGCGCCGTCGGCTCCCTCGTCGGCGACAAGGCCCTCGCCGCCGCGGTCGGCGAGCGCGTGCGCATCTACTTCGGCGTCGGCGGCCCCAACCTCACGTCGTCCTTCCACGTCATCGGCGAGATCTTCGACAAGGTCTGGCCCGAGGGCGGCATGAGATACGTGCAGGAGCACGTGCAGACCACGATGATCCCGTCCGGCGGCGCCGCCATCGTCGAGTTCAAGCTGGATGTGCCCGGCACCTACGTGCTCGTGGACCACTCGCTGAGCCGCGCCTTCAACAAGGGCGCCCTCGGCATGCTCAAGGCCTCCGGGCCCGAGGACCGCGTCATCTACTCCGGCAAGGAGATCGACGCCGTCTACTTCGGCTCGCAGGCCGAGGCCGGCACCGATTCCTCCAAGCGCGAGGCCGAGCTCAAGGAAAAGATCGCCGCCGAGATGCGCGCCAACCCCGCCATTGCCGGCCTCACCAAGGAGGTGCAGTTCGAGCGCGGCAAGCAGACCTACATGGCGAGCTGCTTCGCCTGCCATCTGCCCGACGGCAAGGGCATGGCCAACGTCTTCCCGCCGCTCGCCGGTTCCGACTTCCTCAAGGCCGACCGCGACCGCGCGATCCGCATCGTGCTCAAGGGCCTCACCGGGCCGGTCACCGTCAACGGCGTGGCCTACAACAGCGCCATGCCGCCGCAGCCGCTCACCGACGAGCAGGTCGCCGATGTCCTCACCTTCGTCACCAACAGCTGGGGCAACGCCGGCGAGCCCTACACCGTGGACGACGTCCGCCGCGTGAAGAACGAGGCGCATTAA
- a CDS encoding formylglycine-generating enzyme family protein: protein MNSITRSLRIALALASAVAGRCEAVDASVGMQSIPTGAYVPVQRSTQDPESVPVAAFRLDERPVTNADFLAFVTAVPKWRRSAVSPLFADASYLGHWAGDLEPGARAPADAPVVRVSWFAARAYARWAGKRLPTTAEWELAAAAGYTTPAGKNEPAFNRDLYAWLARPVPDILPSVATARATLHGVRGLHGLVWEWVDDFNTAMVTGESRADTGLERDLFCGAGAAGAKDTSDYAAFMRSALRSSLQANNTTTSLGFRCASSLP, encoded by the coding sequence ATGAATTCCATCACCCGCAGCTTACGGATTGCCCTGGCGCTCGCCAGCGCGGTGGCGGGTAGGTGTGAAGCCGTAGATGCTTCCGTCGGGATGCAGTCCATCCCGACGGGAGCCTACGTGCCCGTGCAACGTTCCACCCAGGATCCGGAGTCGGTGCCCGTGGCGGCCTTCCGGCTCGACGAGCGGCCCGTGACCAACGCCGACTTCCTCGCCTTCGTCACCGCCGTCCCGAAGTGGCGCCGCTCCGCCGTGAGCCCGCTCTTCGCCGACGCCTCCTACCTCGGGCACTGGGCGGGTGACCTCGAGCCCGGCGCGCGGGCGCCGGCCGATGCCCCGGTGGTGCGGGTCTCGTGGTTCGCCGCGCGCGCCTACGCCCGCTGGGCCGGCAAGCGCCTGCCCACCACCGCCGAGTGGGAACTCGCGGCGGCGGCCGGTTACACCACGCCCGCGGGGAAAAACGAACCCGCCTTCAACCGCGACCTCTACGCCTGGCTCGCCCGGCCCGTGCCGGACATCCTGCCGTCCGTCGCCACCGCCCGGGCCACGCTGCACGGCGTGCGCGGCCTGCACGGCCTCGTGTGGGAGTGGGTGGACGACTTCAACACCGCCATGGTCACCGGGGAATCGCGCGCCGACACCGGCCTCGAGCGCGACCTCTTCTGCGGCGCCGGCGCCGCCGGGGCGAAGGACACCAGCGACTACGCCGCCTTCATGCGCTCGGCCCTGCGCTCCTCCCTCCAGGCCAACAATACCACGACCTCGCTCGGCTTCCGCTGCGCGTCATCCCTCCCATGA
- a CDS encoding MauE/DoxX family redox-associated membrane protein — MQLPPYKAPHPTGPARRLPDTLHLLKIQLRDYVPLLALLAVTVLAASAKDASYGPDGRPLRWMHDFMGFFLLVFALLKLFDLPGFADGFQKYDLLAKHSRRYALAYPFIELALGLGYLSFWRPPTVYLATMIVLGFGALGVITALARGLDLKCACMGSALKVPLSTVALVEDIAMFAMAAGLWLRLH; from the coding sequence ATGCAACTTCCACCCTACAAGGCCCCCCACCCCACCGGTCCGGCCCGGCGCCTCCCCGACACCCTCCACCTCCTGAAAATCCAACTGCGCGACTACGTGCCGTTGCTGGCCCTGCTCGCCGTCACCGTGCTCGCCGCCTCGGCCAAGGACGCCTCCTACGGCCCCGACGGCCGGCCGCTGCGCTGGATGCACGACTTCATGGGTTTCTTCCTGCTCGTCTTCGCGCTGCTGAAGCTCTTCGACCTGCCGGGCTTTGCCGACGGTTTCCAGAAATACGACCTGCTCGCCAAACACTCGCGCCGCTACGCGCTCGCCTATCCCTTCATCGAACTGGCGCTCGGTCTGGGCTACCTGTCGTTCTGGCGCCCGCCCACCGTCTACCTCGCCACCATGATCGTCCTCGGCTTCGGCGCGCTCGGCGTCATCACCGCCCTGGCACGGGGCCTCGACCTCAAGTGCGCGTGCATGGGCAGCGCCCTCAAGGTCCCGCTCTCGACCGTGGCGCTGGTCGAGGACATCGCCATGTTCGCGATGGCCGCCGGCCTTTGGCTGCGCCTGCACTAG
- a CDS encoding TlpA disulfide reductase family protein, with translation MKLRLFLAALAASLTLFSAAPAQDAAPAPSPALTELQALVEKITTKLRAGSRTAEALAPELAEFDGLRAKYTEKNEDTAQIAIMHAMLYAQVLNDEDKARTLLAALVADYPGTKPAEMAARVLEQMSPEARAAAEAAQAEREAKLNALVGQPAPALTFKWSSKEGLKTLADLKGQVVVLDFWATWCGPCISSFPQVREHVTHFAGAPVTFLGVTSIQGFVANMGPRIDTKGDEAKEMALMTDFMKAKEMTWDVVISDQEVFNPDYGIEGIPFVAIIAPDGTVRHTGLHPGDPESDITAKVVALLKEFNLPLPAKS, from the coding sequence ATGAAACTCCGCCTCTTCCTCGCGGCGCTCGCCGCTTCCCTCACCCTTTTCTCCGCCGCCCCGGCCCAAGACGCCGCCCCGGCCCCCAGCCCGGCCCTGACCGAGCTCCAGGCCCTGGTCGAGAAGATCACCACCAAGCTGCGCGCCGGCAGCCGCACGGCCGAGGCCCTCGCGCCCGAGCTCGCCGAGTTCGACGGCCTCCGCGCCAAGTACACCGAGAAGAACGAGGACACCGCGCAGATCGCCATCATGCACGCCATGCTCTACGCGCAGGTGCTCAATGATGAGGACAAGGCCCGCACCCTCCTCGCCGCCCTTGTGGCCGACTACCCCGGCACGAAACCCGCCGAGATGGCCGCACGCGTGCTCGAGCAGATGAGCCCCGAGGCCCGCGCCGCCGCCGAGGCCGCCCAGGCCGAACGTGAGGCCAAGCTCAACGCCCTCGTCGGCCAGCCCGCCCCCGCCCTCACCTTCAAGTGGTCGTCCAAGGAAGGCCTCAAGACCCTCGCCGACCTCAAGGGCCAGGTCGTGGTCCTCGACTTCTGGGCCACCTGGTGCGGCCCCTGCATCTCCTCCTTCCCGCAGGTCCGCGAGCACGTCACCCACTTCGCGGGCGCGCCCGTCACCTTCCTCGGCGTCACCAGCATCCAGGGTTTCGTGGCCAACATGGGCCCGCGCATCGACACCAAGGGTGACGAGGCCAAGGAAATGGCGCTCATGACTGATTTCATGAAGGCCAAGGAAATGACCTGGGACGTGGTCATCAGCGACCAGGAGGTCTTCAACCCCGACTACGGCATCGAGGGCATCCCCTTCGTGGCGATCATCGCCCCGGACGGCACCGTGCGCCACACCGGCCTGCACCCCGGCGACCCGGAGTCCGATATCACCGCCAAGGTCGTGGCCCTGTTGAAGGAATTCAACCTCCCGCTGCCCGCGAAGTCCTGA